One genomic segment of Salminus brasiliensis chromosome 6, fSalBra1.hap2, whole genome shotgun sequence includes these proteins:
- the pex10 gene encoding peroxisome biogenesis factor 10 gives MPLVPANQPQLIRSSQKDDYYQSSLRNNTNEAFQTVAGSKRWLQWRKELELLSDLTYYALTTLSGYQTLGEEYVNIVQVDPTKQRIPSRLRRGSLILLHTFVPYLLDKILICLEHELEVEEQDSQNAQREITLTWNPMSYVKAWIHRAVRMLNENQRKSLKPVVFAVQQGVTLLHRVHVALFYISGTFYHLAKRATGISYLRIQGMAGDDKVIRNSYRLLGAVSLLQLAVTLTLQFNNLRQRQRARQEWKQHRNLPSSPQAVRSPSSRASRCILCLEERRHPTTTPCGHLFCWECITEWCNTKTECPLCREKFQPHRLVYLRSYS, from the exons ATGCCACTTGTACCCGCAAACCAGCCGCAGCTCATTAGGTCCTCTCAAAAGGACGATTACTATCAAAGCAGCCTCAGGAATAATACAAACGAGGCTTTCCAGACGGTCGCAG GATCCAAACGGTGGCTGCAGTGGAGGAAAGAACTGGAATTGCTGTCAGACCTCACCTACTACGCTCTAACAACTCTCTCAG GATATCAGACATTAGGCGAAGAGTATGTCAACATCGTCCAAGTTGACCCCACCAAGCAGAGGATTCCTTCCCGTCTGCGCAGGGGGTCCCTCATCCTTCTTCACACCTTCGTACCGTACCTCCTGGACAAGATCCTCATCTGTCTAGAGCACGAGTTGGAGGTTGAGGAGCAGGACTCTCAGAATGCTCAGCGAGAGATAACACTAACCTGGAACCCCATGTCTTATGTAAAGGCATGGATACACAGGGCTGTTAGGATGCTGAATGAGAATCAGAGGAAATCTTTAAAGCCTGTGGTCTTTGCAGTGCAGCAGGGGGTCACTCTCTTGCACAGGGTGCATGTAGCCCTGTTTTACATAAGCGGCACCTTTTATCATCTGGCCAAAAGGGCTACAGGCATCAGCTAT CTGAGAATACAAGGTATGGCGGGGGACGACAAAGTTATCCGTAATAGCTACCGGCTTTTAGGAGCGGTCTCGCTGCTGCAGCTGGCCGTCACACTGACACTGCAATTTAACAACCTGAGACAGAGACAGCGGGCCAGGCAGGAGTGGAAACAGCACAGGAACCTTCCCTCAAG TCCGCAGGCGGTCAGGTCACCATCCTCTCGGGCCTCACGCTGTATCTTGTGCTTAGAGGAGCGGAGGCACCCCACCACGACCCCCTGCGGCCATCTCTTCTGCTGGGAGTGTATCACAGAGTGGTGTAACACTAAG acGGAGTGTCCATTGTGCCGAGAGAAGTTCCAGCCTCATCGCCTGGTTTACCTGAGAAGCTACAGTTAG